A section of the Spirosoma pollinicola genome encodes:
- the rbsK gene encoding ribokinase yields MSAQILVIGSSNTDMVVKADRLPAPGETVIGGTFLMNAGGKGANQAVGAARLITSADSRVTFVAKVGADIFGQQAVSGFRAEGINTNYILTDTDHPSGVALINVDAAGENCITVAPGANAHLQPNETDAALQAVDADSLVLLQLEIPLPTVEHAVEQAASRGLRVILNPAPARALPSSLFPNLFLITPNETEAELLTGIRVTDVQSAEQAALTLHEMGVSNVVITLGVKGAYLHTGSEGQLITTATVEAVDSTAAGDCFNGALAVGLSEGQSLPDAIAFACKAASISVTRMGAQASMPHRNELQA; encoded by the coding sequence ATGTCTGCACAAATTTTAGTCATTGGTAGTTCAAACACCGATATGGTTGTAAAAGCCGACCGGCTACCGGCACCCGGCGAAACCGTAATTGGCGGTACATTTCTGATGAACGCAGGCGGAAAAGGGGCTAATCAGGCTGTGGGTGCCGCCCGGCTCATTACCAGTGCAGACTCGCGGGTAACGTTTGTCGCCAAAGTGGGTGCCGATATTTTCGGGCAGCAAGCGGTTAGCGGCTTTCGGGCCGAAGGTATCAATACGAATTATATCCTGACCGATACCGACCATCCGTCGGGGGTGGCGCTTATTAACGTCGATGCCGCTGGCGAGAACTGCATAACCGTTGCTCCCGGCGCAAACGCTCATCTGCAACCAAACGAAACAGATGCCGCTTTACAGGCTGTCGACGCTGATTCACTGGTGTTGCTCCAACTCGAAATTCCGCTGCCCACCGTTGAACACGCGGTCGAACAGGCCGCCAGCCGGGGGTTACGGGTCATTCTGAACCCTGCTCCGGCCAGGGCGTTGCCATCGAGCCTGTTTCCTAATCTGTTCCTGATCACGCCCAACGAAACCGAAGCCGAATTACTGACGGGAATCCGTGTAACAGACGTGCAAAGTGCCGAACAGGCCGCCTTGACACTGCACGAGATGGGTGTATCCAATGTAGTGATTACCCTCGGCGTAAAGGGCGCGTATCTGCACACAGGCTCCGAAGGGCAACTGATCACCACAGCAACCGTTGAGGCCGTGGATTCAACGGCCGCTGGCGACTGCTTTAACGGAGCCCTGGCGGTAGGCTTGTCGGAAGGGCAATCGCTTCCCGATGCTATTGCTTTTGCCTGTAAAGCCGCGTCTATTTCTGTTACCCGTATGGGTGCGCAGGCGTCCATGCCGCACCGAAACGAATTGCAGGCTTAA
- a CDS encoding ADP-ribosylglycohydrolase family protein — protein MKTLLLSALTLALSAMTPPAKVAPKAVTLAKSVIQDKIKGGWAGQVIGCTFGGPTEFRFTGTMINDYQPIPWYDGYIKHTMLNNPGLYDDLYMDLTFVDVFEKKGIDAPVSEHANAYANADYMLWHANQAGRYNLLNGMKAPESGHWLNNPHADDIDFQIEADFSGLMAPGMPNTAVQLGDPIGHIMNYGDGWYGGAYVGAMYSLAFLSTDVNHIVKEALKTIPVQSTFYQCISDVIKWHDQYPNDWKRNWFEIQRKWSDEVGCPDGVFRAFNIDAKINSAYIVLGLLYGGGDFTKTMEISTRAGQDSDCNPASAGGILGTMLGYDKLPVYWKQGLKEAEDIDFKYTTMSLNDVYAMGMKHALQVVERNGGKVTGDQVTIALQTPKAVRLEQAFTGHHPVLSTSINKDLDTDYSVDFEGIGFVLRGEAKPKNRSSWGYESPFAFTAEVYVDGKKIETAKLPVDFTHRRHELSWKYQLPKGKHTLRIKLLNPDAEHVVHMSDLLVYSDQPVKSKL, from the coding sequence ATGAAAACACTCCTACTATCTGCCCTGACACTAGCGCTGTCGGCAATGACGCCACCCGCTAAAGTGGCTCCTAAAGCTGTTACTCTCGCCAAATCGGTTATTCAGGACAAAATTAAAGGTGGCTGGGCGGGTCAGGTCATTGGCTGCACCTTTGGCGGCCCGACCGAGTTCCGGTTTACGGGCACGATGATTAATGATTATCAGCCCATTCCGTGGTACGATGGCTACATCAAACACACAATGCTCAACAATCCGGGCCTTTACGATGACCTGTATATGGACTTGACATTTGTGGATGTGTTCGAGAAAAAGGGCATCGACGCACCCGTTTCCGAACATGCCAATGCTTATGCCAATGCAGATTATATGCTCTGGCACGCCAACCAGGCCGGTCGGTACAATCTGCTGAACGGCATGAAAGCACCCGAATCAGGGCACTGGCTCAACAACCCCCACGCCGATGATATTGATTTCCAGATTGAAGCCGATTTTTCAGGGCTCATGGCTCCCGGAATGCCAAACACGGCGGTGCAGCTTGGCGACCCCATCGGTCATATCATGAACTACGGCGATGGCTGGTATGGTGGGGCGTATGTGGGCGCTATGTATTCGCTGGCGTTCCTGTCGACAGATGTTAATCACATCGTAAAGGAAGCCCTCAAGACCATTCCGGTGCAGAGCACGTTCTACCAATGCATTTCCGACGTCATTAAATGGCATGACCAGTACCCCAACGACTGGAAACGCAACTGGTTTGAGATACAACGAAAATGGTCGGATGAAGTGGGCTGCCCTGATGGCGTATTCCGTGCCTTTAACATCGACGCCAAAATAAACTCGGCGTATATTGTTCTGGGCTTGCTTTATGGCGGGGGCGACTTCACCAAAACAATGGAAATCAGCACCCGCGCCGGACAGGACTCCGACTGTAATCCAGCCTCGGCGGGCGGCATTCTGGGCACTATGCTTGGGTACGACAAACTACCGGTTTACTGGAAACAGGGTCTGAAAGAAGCCGAAGATATTGACTTCAAATACACAACTATGTCGCTTAATGACGTCTATGCAATGGGCATGAAACACGCTCTGCAGGTCGTAGAACGAAACGGCGGCAAAGTGACCGGCGATCAGGTAACCATTGCCCTGCAAACACCCAAAGCCGTGCGGCTCGAACAAGCCTTTACGGGTCATCATCCCGTTTTGTCAACCTCGATCAACAAAGACCTGGACACTGACTACAGCGTTGATTTTGAGGGAATTGGTTTTGTTCTTCGGGGTGAAGCCAAACCCAAAAATCGGAGTTCGTGGGGCTATGAAAGTCCGTTCGCTTTCACGGCTGAAGTTTATGTGGACGGCAAGAAAATAGAAACGGCAAAGCTCCCCGTCGATTTTACCCACCGCCGGCATGAATTGTCCTGGAAATACCAACTGCCAAAGGGTAAACACACACTTCGTATTAAACTCCTGAATCCTGACGCCGAACATGTTGTGCATATGTCGGATTTGCTGGTGTACAGCGACCAGCCGGTAAAATCGAAGCTGTAG
- a CDS encoding GRP family sugar transporter has product MFIISHYPLAVVVCFLTMLCWGSWANTQKLATQSVPTTIFYRDYTYGILILSLLLAFTLGSFGTSGRSFLTDIKQGDTQSILFALVGGFVFNIANVLIVIGIELAGLSVAMPVGIGLALILGVVVNYILSPVGNISLLSGGVFSIFLAIVFSALAYRAKATTDGSVSTQGLIISLVGGFLMSFFFYFVARAMAPDFANPGPGLLTPYTALVLFALGVVVSTPVFLPILRRYASKPADGEIDYSDVSRRNHRIGMLGGMVWCLGMASSLLASGEAGYAISYGLGQGATIIAVLWGVFIWHEFKGAPATSNRYLTLMGLCYVLGLALIIYAK; this is encoded by the coding sequence ATGTTTATTATTTCTCACTACCCGTTGGCGGTTGTCGTCTGCTTCCTGACCATGCTTTGCTGGGGCTCCTGGGCCAATACGCAAAAATTAGCCACGCAGTCTGTTCCAACAACCATCTTTTATCGAGATTATACATATGGCATACTGATTCTGAGTTTGTTACTGGCCTTTACACTAGGGAGCTTTGGCACTTCCGGGCGATCTTTTCTAACCGATATTAAACAGGGCGATACACAAAGCATCCTCTTTGCTTTGGTGGGTGGGTTTGTGTTTAACATAGCCAATGTGCTGATTGTGATTGGCATTGAACTGGCGGGGCTCTCGGTAGCCATGCCGGTAGGTATTGGGCTGGCATTGATTTTGGGTGTTGTGGTAAACTACATTCTGTCGCCGGTTGGTAATATTAGCTTACTATCGGGCGGTGTGTTTTCTATTTTTCTGGCTATTGTGTTCAGCGCATTGGCCTATCGCGCCAAAGCAACAACTGATGGATCTGTTAGTACTCAGGGGCTCATCATCTCGCTGGTGGGTGGCTTTTTAATGAGTTTCTTTTTCTATTTCGTAGCCAGAGCTATGGCTCCTGATTTCGCCAATCCCGGACCGGGTCTACTTACACCCTATACGGCGCTGGTGCTGTTTGCTCTTGGTGTAGTTGTTAGTACACCGGTGTTTCTGCCGATTTTACGCCGGTATGCCAGTAAACCTGCCGATGGGGAGATTGATTACAGCGATGTGAGCCGCCGGAATCACCGGATTGGTATGCTGGGGGGCATGGTCTGGTGCCTGGGCATGGCTTCGAGTTTACTGGCGTCGGGGGAAGCTGGCTATGCAATTAGTTATGGACTGGGGCAGGGAGCTACAATTATCGCCGTTTTGTGGGGGGTGTTTATCTGGCATGAGTTTAAAGGGGCCCCTGCAACATCTAACCGGTATTTGACTCTTATGGGCCTATGCTATGTGCTGGGTCTGGCGCTCATTATCTACGCCAAATAA
- a CDS encoding DMT family transporter — protein sequence MNYIYILFAFLVGLAITVQAGVNANLRQAMASPILAAAISFGSGFIALLVLFFASGSSTPSLEAIKQVSWWKWMGGVMGAVYMITVIVSVPKIGTANLVSLSVAGQLVAAIILDHYGLLGFAIHPANGWRMLGVMLIVTGVLLVVKN from the coding sequence ATGAATTACATCTACATCCTCTTTGCTTTTCTGGTTGGTCTGGCTATTACTGTTCAGGCAGGTGTTAATGCTAATCTGCGGCAAGCGATGGCCAGCCCTATTCTGGCAGCCGCTATTTCGTTTGGTTCCGGCTTCATCGCCTTGCTTGTCCTGTTCTTTGCCTCCGGCTCATCAACTCCTTCGCTGGAAGCCATCAAACAGGTAAGCTGGTGGAAATGGATGGGTGGGGTTATGGGCGCAGTGTATATGATAACCGTCATTGTTAGTGTGCCAAAGATCGGTACCGCTAATCTAGTAAGCCTGAGCGTGGCGGGCCAATTGGTAGCCGCCATTATCCTCGACCATTATGGATTGCTGGGTTTCGCTATCCATCCGGCCAACGGCTGGCGTATGCTGGGTGTCATGCTGATTGTAACGGGCGTTTTGCTGGTGGTGAAAAACTAA
- a CDS encoding MDR family MFS transporter translates to MLQRTFHLYQRAYKGLSPSVWLLAGVMLINRCGTMVLPFMTLYLTQHLHYSVQDTGIVMAIYGLGAFVGTFLGGRLTDRFGFYYVQLFSLLFGGMALIGLQFVTHFYALCGSVFVFTLFGDAFRPANQAAIAHYSETETRTRAFSLNRLAINLGWSVGGGLGGLIAGISYNLLFWTDGLTCLAASVVLWLFLPVPARQSVSEASPTDDQPVVLTKALSPYRDKWFIAFVICSCLYLMAFMQLFSIVPLFFKEVMQMDVGTIGLLTSLNGMIIVLIEMTLVYNLERQNWSKINLIVVGVILTSVSYVTLALTNWIPVSYMAIALVFILVGTFSEMLAIPFIQSFTVERASPATRGQYLALASMSGALAQTLSPAIGSQIVAHFGFSIHWLVIAGISLLSAGGFWWLGKTALSRQFSEIDPVV, encoded by the coding sequence ATGCTTCAGCGCACTTTCCATCTCTATCAACGTGCTTACAAAGGCCTGTCGCCTTCCGTGTGGCTATTGGCGGGGGTAATGCTCATCAACCGATGCGGCACGATGGTGTTGCCGTTCATGACGCTCTACCTGACGCAGCACTTGCATTACTCCGTTCAGGACACGGGTATTGTGATGGCTATTTATGGCCTCGGTGCGTTTGTCGGAACGTTTTTAGGGGGCCGTCTCACCGACCGGTTTGGCTTTTACTATGTCCAGTTGTTCAGCCTGTTGTTTGGCGGCATGGCTTTGATAGGCTTGCAATTCGTCACTCATTTTTATGCGCTTTGCGGAAGTGTATTTGTTTTTACGCTCTTCGGCGATGCGTTCCGCCCGGCGAATCAGGCCGCTATTGCCCATTATTCAGAAACCGAAACCCGCACCCGCGCTTTCTCCCTGAACCGGTTAGCCATAAACCTGGGCTGGTCGGTGGGAGGTGGACTGGGAGGCTTGATAGCCGGCATAAGTTATAATCTCCTTTTCTGGACGGATGGCCTGACGTGCCTGGCAGCGAGTGTAGTATTATGGCTGTTTTTACCGGTTCCAGCCCGTCAATCAGTTTCTGAGGCAAGCCCAACAGACGATCAGCCAGTTGTTTTAACGAAAGCTCTATCACCTTATCGCGACAAGTGGTTTATTGCTTTCGTCATCTGTTCCTGTCTTTACCTGATGGCTTTCATGCAGTTATTCTCCATTGTGCCTTTGTTTTTTAAGGAGGTCATGCAGATGGACGTAGGCACCATTGGGTTACTAACGTCACTCAATGGAATGATAATTGTTCTTATTGAAATGACGCTGGTTTATAACCTGGAACGGCAGAACTGGTCCAAGATAAACCTGATTGTAGTGGGTGTTATCCTGACGAGTGTCTCTTACGTCACATTAGCCTTAACCAACTGGATTCCCGTTTCTTACATGGCCATTGCGCTGGTATTTATACTTGTAGGAACGTTCAGTGAGATGCTGGCGATTCCCTTTATTCAGTCGTTTACGGTCGAGCGAGCGAGTCCCGCCACACGGGGGCAGTATCTGGCGCTGGCATCCATGAGCGGGGCACTGGCACAGACCTTGTCGCCGGCAATTGGGTCGCAAATCGTTGCCCACTTTGGTTTCTCAATACACTGGCTGGTTATTGCCGGCATCAGCCTGCTATCGGCCGGTGGGTTTTGGTGGTTGGGAAAAACGGCACT